The Aspergillus luchuensis IFO 4308 DNA, chromosome 6, nearly complete sequence genome segment CGCAACAATTCGAATTCTCGCCCCTATCCACCCCGAATACAGCCGTATGTGGATGGACTCAGTAATGTGTCATGAATAAGGAGCATATTTACAGTCCCTTCAAAGCATTGAATACTTCTACAATATTTCACAGCATACCATCTCCACAACAATATACTCGAATTCCGAACAACTCCCCCAATCTAACCCTAacatccatcctcatcctccacaacTACTTTACAACTACTTTacaacctcatctcccttcccctccaccgATTATATTCACAAATTCCTCCCAAAGAACCCCTCAATCCTCTCCCACGGAATCAACTCCACGCGATCATACAAATCAACATGTCCAGCCCCAGGCACCCACAACAACTCCTTCGGCTCGCTCGCCCCCCTATACGCATTCTCACTAAACTCCCTAGAATGGGCCTGATCCCCGGAAATAAACAGCACAGGTCTAGGCGCAATGACATCCAAATCCTCCAGGGGATAAAAGTTCATGAACTTCAAGTTACTCGTCACCGTCGGATGCGTCGTCAACTCGGGGGTCGAACCCAGCGGCGTAAACTCGCCACGCACCGTGCGGTAGAAGTCATAGAACTCGCGGTCCACAGCACTAGCATTAGCCGTGAGGGTGTTCGGCGTACCGCCAGTATAACCAATGGGATTGGTCGCTCCGCCAGGATGCTCGTACTCAGGCCAGCGCTGTAGCGCAGCGGAGGCAATCACTTCCTGACGCTGGGTGAGGTTCTGCGAGTGGCGCAGACCTTGCCGGTTGACGGTGCCCATGTCGTACATGCTGGCGGTGACGATGGCTTTGATGCGCGGGTCGATTTTGGCCGCGCTGAGAGCGAAGCCTCCGCTGGCGCAGATGCCGATGACGCCGATGCGGTTGCGGTTGATGGTTATGGGGTGGGGGATGGaagggatggtggtgatggtggtggtgttgctgccCAGGTAGTCGACTGCGGCGCTGAAGGCTTCGGTGTAGAGGTCGGGTGAGACGGCGTTGCGGGGGGtgccggtgctgctgccccAGAAGGGGAGGTCGATGGACAGGGTGATGTAGCCGCGTTCGGCCATTTTGGTGGCGTATAGGTTGGCGGATTGCTCTTTGACGGCGCCCATGGGGTGGCCCACGATGATGGCGGGCGCCGGGGTGGAGCTGGTgaggttgttggggatgaagaggttgCCGGCGATGAGGGTTTGGTATTGCGTTGGGAAGGTCACTGGTTGTAGGGTTACCAGGTTACTTCGGTAGAAGTTGTCGGCGCCGTAGGAGAGGTTTTGCGCCGTGGTGCATATTGTATGCAGGATtggggcgaggaggagggctgggagTTTCATGGTGATGCAGAAGCTGAGAGTGGCTTTGAGGGTTTGGGTTGTAGTTGGATGGTTGTGTTGATGATTTGTGGTTCTTGAAGTAGGTGAGTACATGGCTTTTATAGCCATTGTCTCTGCGAATACCATGATGGCTCGTTGCGTGATTGTGATATTCGTCAGGGGCATTGTCATGTCTAGATGGAGTTGAGAAGTAGATCACTTCTGGTCCTCGTCATGCTAATGCGACTTGCTTACTGTGGGGCGTAAGCTACCCACTGCAACGATTTGATATGGTTGGTTATTGTCTGGATGTCTTTGGATTTGTATTAATGCCTGATCCATGCTACATTGATCCATGGACATCACTGCTTCCCCACTTCGCAAGCACATAAAGGCATCCCCCGATTGTCCTTCTCTTCCGTCTTCCAAGACAACCAACGGACATCTATCCTCTTTCATCATGCCGCCCTACGTACACACTGGCCCAGTCGATTGCTCCCAGGACGCAGACTGCAGCTCCTTGGCGGGCAAAACCGCCATCGTCACAGGCGGTGCCAACGGCCTTGGTGAAGCCTATGTGCGCGCTCTCGTCGCAGCCGGGTAGGTCTCTCGCCTCTCCCTCTATTCAGGGCTAACGAAAGTTCAATGATAGTGTCTACGTCTGTATCGGTGACATCGACACACAGAAAGGTCCGAAACTTGAAGCCGAGCTACCAGGGTAAGGTCTTCCTCCCAGTACTACCCATCCTACCCTAACCCACCCAAAGAACCAAATTCATCCCCTGTTCAACCGGCACCTGGACAGACCAAGTCCGTCTCTTCGAAGCAGCAGTCACCTTCTCTCCAACCAACCGGATCCACTACGTGGTTGCAAACGCCGGCATCCACCGCGTAGATGAAATCTTCCAGCCAGGACCGGACTCCCTACCCGAACCAGACCTAagcatcatcgacatcaaTATCAAAGGTCCTCTCTACACAGCCAAACTAGCCATGCACCACTTCATCCGCCAGAACGGAACCACACCTACcccagagcaagaagatacCTGCCTGATCCTCATCGGCTCAGGCGCGGCGTTCCTCGACGTGCCACGCTCGCCGCAGTACTGTGCCAGTAAGTGGGCGATGCGGGGAATCATGCATTCCCTGCGTCGGACGGCATATTACTACGGGTCCCGAGTCAATGTGATTAGCCCGTGGTATGTGCACACCGGGATTTTGTCCGAGGAGGCATTTGCACACTGTAAGCGGGCCGGGGTGGAGTTTGCCGCAGCGGAGGATGCAGGGCGCTGCCTGCTGAGGATCCTGGCAGATGGGAGAGTTAATGGGCATTCGTTCTTTGTGACGGCTCGGAAGTGGGCGGAGAAGGGGTTTATGGATTTGGACTTGGAGGATTTCGGGGATGATGCGTTGCTGGGGGAGGTGCAGGAGATGCAGATTTGCAGTGCCCCGGTGGAGGCAGGGTTGATTGTGTAGTTCGGTAGATTGTCGGCAGTTAATGAATATACCATGTTTGGTATTCATCATTCACGTTAATCGCATGGACCATAGTTGAGGCCGAGGCCGGAGATAGCATCAACCAGGGTTGGTATCCTTCCATGGTTAAGGGTCTCCCGGCTCCATAGCGTTCCGGATGGTGATTGATGGATTGGTGAAGAGCGGGTCTGGCTTGGCGTAAGCAAGATGCATTAGTGCCGGATAGCAGCCAAGtttatcttcttccgctgTCTGTGTTTTGTGTCTCTcccaacttcttcatccacggTGTGTCTTCTAGAATGACTTGGAATTTCAGGCAACATCGTTTTGTCAGGCTAACACTGCCCATGCGATGTCCCAATTGATCTTGGCACGCTTGGCTGAATACACATCCACGCAACACATTcggtctttctctctctcacccatgctgtcgacatcatcacgATCTGCATCCGGATGCTGGTTCGAGTCGGATGATTACAAATGTCCCTTATGTGGCAGTGCATCATGAGCTCTGATGGGTGCTGCTTATGGCGGTGGAGTTCTGGCTTACTGGACTGGCCTCAGTTCGGATCGTGCGTCGGAGATAGCAGCTCAGCCTCTACCATCTATCCATTGCTTCAGAAAGGTATTCTGTTGCCTAGATATGATGTGTATAGCCCATTACGATGTATATGTCTGTGTGTTTACTGGTAGGGCTTTTCATTATGgagtatatatacagatcatgaaagaagcaaagcatcATGGGCGGCTCAATATATTCGATCTGCGCCAAAATACAGAGCTGCCATGAGGAGTTTCTTTGATGTTCTCACTGTGGTGTGCACCTTCACTTTGATTCGAAATGTTCTTGGTATGGCATGTATCTAGTCCTACTGGTGAGAATCATCCTTACATTACTAGGCCATTCGGTTCGAAACCCAGCCACAGAACATGCAGCCCGACTCGAGCAGGTCGTGATTCACCCCCAGTCCCGGACTACCTCGGTCAAGGGCCAACTGGACATTACTATAGGGGTTCCTGGACATGGTGGCCCGGTGCGGCTGCAATTGGAACCGAACCGGGACATTCTTGCCCAGGATACTTATATCGAGTATCTGGACGGCACAGAACCCCAATCACTCGATGGAGACAGGGAAAGAGTGTTTCGGGGTGACGTCCTGGTGAATTCGTCCAGCAATGCATGGCATCCAGCAGGACGAGCACGCATATATCTCATCCAGGATGGGACAAGCCCGCTGTTCGAGGGAGCCTTCACGCTGTTCGATCAACAATATCACCTCAACCTAGTCACGCAGACCAATTCCTCCTATCCGCACATGGAAATCAGCACATCTGGAGATGCTATAAGCACACTGTCTCAGAACACAGTCTTCCCCCGGCAATCCACCCAAGACAACACATGCTCCCGGCCCCGGCGAGTCGCTCTGATCGGTCTCGCCACAGATTGTTCCTACCGCGCCGCATTCTCATCCACAGATGAGCTCCGCCGAGGACTAATCAGCATGGTGAACACCGCATCAGAGGTCTACGAGAGGACATGGAACATCTCGCTCGCCATCCGCAACATCACCATCAGCGACGAGTCATGTCCTGACACACCCCAGCGAGACACCCCATGGAACGTCGGCTGCTCCAGTGGGAACCTGGACTGGCGACTCCAGCAATTTGCCTCATGGCGACGCTGGCATTACGACCCCAATGCCTACTGGACTCTGATGACCAATTGTCCCACTGGGAATGTGGTGGGTGTGTCCATCGTGGGAGGGCTCTGTACGACTTACTCCGGGGCAAACGTAGTGGCGCGGACTTCCAATCAGTGGCAGGTTTTTGCGTACGTCCTTTAGCCAGTCATACCTTATGAGGCATACTAATTTCTCTTGCATGTCTAGCCACGAATCCGGCCACATGTTCGGCGCGACCCATGACTGCGAGTCCCAAACCTGCTCCACTTCGAATGGAGATTGCTGCCCTTTGTCTTCGAGCTCTTGCGACGCCGGCGGACAGTATATCATGAACCCATCTTCCACGTCCTACCAGACGTCCTTTTCGCCCTGCACTGTTGGACAAGTGTGCTCATTGCTTCGCTCTGGCAGAGTAGAGGATGACTGCCTTGTACATAGTAACGATACCGGACCTACGATCAGTGGTCCAAGTACCCCTGCTGGTGAGTGCGGCAATGGCAtcgtcgaggatggcgaggagtGCGATTGCGGTGAGAACTGCGCGGACAATTCCAATTCCAATTCCTGCTGCGTTAACTGCCGGTTGGTAAGTGGCTCGCAATGCGATAGTGGCAGTGGGCGTTGCCCATCTGGACGCTGCGAAGGTAGTGAGGATCGCCGTCCGTTAGGGGGATATGAACCGCTGGTTATTGGACTGGCTGCTGGTATAGGAGGGGGGTTGCTTCTTGGGATAGTCATTGCCATTGTGTGGCGCTGttgtgggaggagaagagtggATAAACAGGACGAACCTACTCTCGCTAGagaagtaaataataatcatatatACCGATAGTTACACAGCTATGTGTATGGAACAAAATAAGTAGATTTTTAGTGATGCTAAGAAATAATCGCCACAGCTATCAATCCCGACCCATGAATATGAAA includes the following:
- a CDS encoding alpha/beta hydrolase (COG:S;~EggNog:ENOG410PQYN;~InterPro:IPR002925,IPR029058;~PFAM:PF12697,PF02129,PF01738;~SECRETED:SignalP(1-19);~go_function: GO:0016787 - hydrolase activity [Evidence IEA]), producing MKLPALLLAPILHTICTTAQNLSYGADNFYRSNLVTLQPVTFPTQYQTLIAGNLFIPNNLTSSTPAPAIIVGHPMGAVKEQSANLYATKMAERGYITLSIDLPFWGSSTGTPRNAVSPDLYTEAFSAAVDYLGSNTTTITTIPSIPHPITINRNRIGVIGICASGGFALSAAKIDPRIKAIVTASMYDMGTVNRQGLRHSQNLTQRQEVIASAALQRWPEYEHPGGATNPIGYTGGTPNTLTANASAVDREFYDFYRTVRGEFTPLGSTPELTTHPTVTSNLKFMNFYPLEDLDVIAPRPVLFISGDQAHSREFSENAYRGASEPKELLWVPGAGHVDLYDRVELIPWERIEGFFGRNL
- a CDS encoding uncharacterized protein (COG:Q;~EggNog:ENOG410PUWG;~InterPro:IPR036291); amino-acid sequence: MDITASPLRKHIKASPDCPSLPSSKTTNGHLSSFIMPPYVHTGPVDCSQDADCSSLAGKTAIVTGGANGLGEAYVRALVAAGVYVCIGDIDTQKGPKLEAELPG
- a CDS encoding uncharacterized protein (COG:Q;~EggNog:ENOG410Q8MJ;~InterPro:IPR036291,IPR002347,IPR020904;~go_function: GO:0016491 - oxidoreductase activity [Evidence IEA];~go_process: GO:0055114 - oxidation-reduction process [Evidence IEA]), translated to MHHFIRQNGTTPTPEQEDTCLILIGSGAAFLDVPRSPQYCASKWAMRGIMHSLRRTAYYYGSRVNVISPWYVHTGILSEEAFAHCKRAGVEFAAAEDAGRCLLRILADGRVNGHSFFVTARKWAEKGFMDLDLEDFGDDALLGEVQEMQICSAPVEAGLIV
- the admA gene encoding ADAM family of metalloprotease ADM-A (COG:O;~EggNog:ENOG410Q2X2;~InterPro:IPR001762,IPR024079,IPR001590,IPR036436;~MEROPS:MER0182135;~PFAM:PF01421,PF13688,PF13574,PF13582,PF13583;~SECRETED:SignalP(1-22);~TransMembrane:1 (n7-17c22/23o491-513i);~go_function: GO:0004222 - metalloendopeptidase activity [Evidence IEA];~go_function: GO:0008237 - metallopeptidase activity [Evidence IEA];~go_process: GO:0006508 - proteolysis [Evidence IEA]) produces the protein MRSFFDVLTVVCTFTLIRNVLGHSVRNPATEHAARLEQVVIHPQSRTTSVKGQLDITIGVPGHGGPVRLQLEPNRDILAQDTYIEYLDGTEPQSLDGDRERVFRGDVLVNSSSNAWHPAGRARIYLIQDGTSPLFEGAFTLFDQQYHLNLVTQTNSSYPHMEISTSGDAISTLSQNTVFPRQSTQDNTCSRPRRVALIGLATDCSYRAAFSSTDELRRGLISMVNTASEVYERTWNISLAIRNITISDESCPDTPQRDTPWNVGCSSGNLDWRLQQFASWRRWHYDPNAYWTLMTNCPTGNVVGVSIVGGLCTTYSGANVVARTSNQWQVFAHESGHMFGATHDCESQTCSTSNGDCCPLSSSSCDAGGQYIMNPSSTSYQTSFSPCTVGQVCSLLRSGRVEDDCLVHSNDTGPTISGPSTPAGECGNGIVEDGEECDCGENCADNSNSNSCCVNCRLVSGSQCDSGSGRCPSGRCEGSEDRRPLGGYEPLVIGLAAGIGGGLLLGIVIAIVWRCCGRRRVDKQDEPTLAREVNNNHIYR